AGCAGAGTTGCTTGAGATCAAGCGTAAACTTCTGGAAGAAACTTTGCCAGATGGCCTGGAAACTGTTAAAACCATGCAGGCTTTAGCTGGAGCTATCCCGCAGTTTGAGCGTGAAACAGAATATATATCCCTCAAGAATGCAGATGAATATGCCCTCTATGAGGGAGCTATTTTTTCATCAGATAGTGGTTCAATTCCAGTTAAGGATTATTTGGATGTGACCAATGAGTTTGTGGTGGATCACAGTACCTCAAAGCATGCCAGGTATAATCGAAATTCCTACTTCGTTGGTGCTTTGGCGCGTTGGAATAACAACCACGCCCAATTGGGTGAAGAAGCCCTTGCCGCTGCTGAAGCCATGGGATTGAAACCTAATTGCTATAATCCCTACATGAATACTATTGCACAGGTTGTTGAGGTAGTTCATTGTGTTGTGGATAGTGTTCGCATTATTGATACCCTGATTGCCAATGGTCTCAAAAATGAGAAACCCAATCAGACCCCCACCCGGTATGGGAGAGGTTTTGGCTCAAATGAAGTACCCAGAGGTATTCTCTTTCATGATTATACTTATGATAACAAGGGAAATATCATCCAGGCCAATTGTGTCATTCCTACTGGTCAAAATCTGGCCAATATTGATAATGACATGCTGAAATTGGTTCCTGAGATCATCAACAAGAGTAAGGAAGAAATCACCCTTAATCTGGAAATGTTGGTTAGAGCTTATGATCCCTGTATATCTTGTTCGGTTCACATGTTAGAAGTTGACTTTATCGAATAGTTCCGATGACTACATTAACAGTCATTGGTGTCGGTAACAGACTTCGCGGTGATGATGCCGTAGGGTCATTGGTGATCGATGCGCTTGCCAATATGTCTGATCAGGATCTGGAACTGGTAGATGCAGGAAGTGATGCACTTAGTATCCTGGAGTATCTTGAGGGTCGTCAACAGGTTATCATCGTGGATGCCTGTTGCATGGGCAGAGACCCGGGGAGTGTCGTAAGCTTTGACCCAGCTCAAGCCCAGCTGATCCTGGATGATGACCCCATGTCTTTACATGGTTTGGGTTTGGCTGAAGCTCTGAAAATAGCTGATTCCCTGGAAATGCTTCCAGAAAGCCTGAAAATCATTGGTATTGAACCAGATTCACTTCAATTTAAGGGCACCCTATCACAACCCGTTCAACAGGCTTTGAAAACAGTTGTTAAAAAGATTCAAGATGTATTTAAACGAAAATTGGAAGTTATAGAAGTTCTGCCCTCATGATCATAAATAAAAATAAACTGGGGTCGCGAATCAATAATAGCCAAATGACGATTAACTTTATTAGTTTTAACTTGTTTGGTGCTTACACCTAGGAGGAAATTATAAAATGGCAAAAAAAGTTTTAATCATAGATGATGACTTCGATCTGGTTGAAGTTATGCGTATTACTCTTGAAGCCGCTGGTTTTGAGGTTATCGATGCTCAGGATGGTGAAAAAGGATTGGAGATGATTCGAGCAGAAACTCCAGATCTCGTCCTGCTGGACGTCATGATGTCATCCATGGATGAGGGCTTTCATGTGGCCTATAAGATCCGGGAAGAGTCTGCGATCAAGGATACCCCCGTTGTGATGCTCACCGCGGTGGGAAATCAAACCGGATTTCAATTCGACCCCGGTAAGGATGCTGATTTTTTACCAGTGGATGCGTTTTTGGAAAAACCAGTCAATCCCAAAAAACTGGTAGATGTTGTTCTTCAGAATATCAAGGTTTAGACATTCAGAGATTGTTAACACTTCAAATCAGGTTACCAGTTGACCAATGACCCTTTTTCCTGAGACTCCCGCTTTTTCAACCGCTTCCATGTTACGCCGGGATCACTGGCTGATTCGTTTACGCTGGTTTGCGATCTTGGGGCTACTCTCAGGTGTTGTTCTGTTGAAGACCATTAATCTGGGCCCATCACTCAGCATTACCTGGATGGGGATCGCGGCCGGAATACTGGTCTTCTTGAATCTGTTATACATGGGCATAGCATCTGGGAAAAGACAGCTTGGTATGTCAAAACTGGTTGTCCTCCTGAATGCCCAAATGGTCATGGATTTATTGGTTCTGACACTACTGGTCTACATCACGGGGAGTGAAGAAAGTCCGCTCTCGTTTTTTTATGTTTTCCATATAATTTTAGCCAGTATTATTTTCCCCGGTGGTTTCTCCTATTTGTATTCAATGCTGGTAATCGCACTGTACTCCGGATTGCTGGTGCTCGAGCACTCCATTTACGTCGATCATATTTGCTTTTTTCATGATATTCATCTGGCAGATGACCTGCGTATTGTGGTTGCTATCTGGTTTATTTTTGTGATCACCATGGTCGCTTCAGCTTATTTGGCTCAAAGTGTTACTGAAAGACATCGTCGAGTACGAGCGAAACTGGAAGTTGCCAATCAAAAACTGCAGGAAGTCAACGAAACCAAAACCACTTTTTTTAGATATGCCAGCCATGAAATGAAAACCCCCATTGCCACTATTCAATCAACCCTTATGGTCATTGAAGATGTTCTGGGGAACCAGGTGGATGATCGGGTAAAGGATATGGTGCACAGGGCGGTCAATCGAACAGCAGAAATGATCGAAATGCTTAAAGACCTGGCTGATCTTACCTACGGTAATATGCAGGAACAGAAAAAGTTTGAAAAATTGGATCTATCCACACTGATCAATGAACTGGTGACCGAAGCGCAACCCAATGCTGAACGCAAACAACAAACGTTATCGTTGAAAGCCACTGATCATAAATTTAAATACTTTGGGGACATGCTTGCGTTAAAAAAGATATTCTCAAATCTTATTTCAAATGCGATTCGTTACACCCCTGAAAATGGTGAGATCAAGGTCAAGTTGAAAAGAATGGCCTCATACTATCAAGTGGCAATATCTGACAATGGTCTTGGTATTCCTGAATCTGAACAAATTAATATCTTTAAAGAATTTTACCGAACACCTACTGCCCGGAAACAGGTCACTGAAGGAACAGGTCTGGGTCTGGCCATTGTCATGCGCATGGTTGAATTACATGACGGTACCATCAGCGTGAAAAGTAAGATGGATCAGGGGAGTAAATTCATAGTCGAATTACCTATTGGGGAGATTTCGTGAAAAAGGAATCCATTGGCGGCATCATCGTTGATGAAGATCTGACCTTCGTGAGGATCTTCGATCTACCAGATGAACCAGATGCTGGTGGCTCAACTTTGGAAGAATTTTGTTTTTACGGCCAGACGGTAAACTTTATTGCAGAGAATGTTGATAAACGCGGTAAAGCCAATCTGGCAGTTACCTTGCATCAGGGTGATTCGGAATCATTCAACAAGGCAACCGGGGCGATCAAAGACCTCTATGATGACATCAGTATTCAAGTGATCCACGATGTCAGTTTAGTGACTGTTTATGGTCCGCATTTTAAGGAACGGTGTGGCTTGGCAGCGACTTTTTTCAGGTCAATTGGGATTCGGGGGATCAACATTCTCTCCATTTCAACTTCCATCAGTTCGATCTCAGCCATCATTGAAAAAAAACACTTGTCAGAAACTCTGGAAGCCCTGCGAGATGTGTTTGACGTACCGTAGATAAAACGCTTTTTTTGTAAGAACACCGTTAACAAAAATATTATTCCCTTTTCATTTAATTGGTATAACATCCAATTATTTCCCCAAAAAACTCTCAATACCAACTACATTTTCGAGTATTTTGTCAGATTATCATTTTCTGAGGAGTAGACCGAAGTGGACTTTCAAAAAGAGCTTACAGCACAGCTTAAAACAGCAATGAAAGCTAAAGATCAAACAACGATGAGAACAATTCGAGATTTAAAATCCCGGATCAAGTTGCGAGAGATCGATAAGGGTGAAAAGCTCACCGAACCTGAATTTATCAAGCTGGTGCAAACTGCCGCTAAACAGCGGAAGGAAGCAATCGTACTTTATGAGCAGGGCAATCGTCCTCTTCTGGCAGCCGAGGAGTCGGCTGAATTAACAATTCTTGAGAAATTCCTGCCGCAGATGATGAACGAAGTAGAAATGGAAACCCTGGTTAAAACAATTATAGCTAAAACCGGTGTAGCGAGTATGAAAGACATGGGGAAGGTCATGGGACCCTTGATGAAAGCCGCAGCCGGTAAGGCTGATGGCAAACGCTTGCAGGAAATCGTAAAAAGGATCCTTATTTGATGGCAACTGGTTTTGATGTAATTGGCCTGCTACTCATCCTGGTCATGGCCATGAGTGGTTTAAAAAAGGGTCTCATTGATGGAGTCCTGAAAATGGTGGGTGTTTATGCCGCCATCTATGCTTCCATGAACTATAATCAGTATGGTACACTTTTCCTGGAACCCTTGATC
This region of Candidatus Neomarinimicrobiota bacterium genomic DNA includes:
- a CDS encoding hydrogenase maturation protease; this translates as MTTLTVIGVGNRLRGDDAVGSLVIDALANMSDQDLELVDAGSDALSILEYLEGRQQVIIVDACCMGRDPGSVVSFDPAQAQLILDDDPMSLHGLGLAEALKIADSLEMLPESLKIIGIEPDSLQFKGTLSQPVQQALKTVVKKIQDVFKRKLEVIEVLPS
- a CDS encoding Ni/Fe hydrogenase subunit alpha → MSRDLNIKVHHLTRVEGHGNIVVNMKDGVLEKAHLSIVEPPRFFEAMLKGRSFHEAAIITSRICGICSLGHQLTSLVTTEDALGLEISEQTRLLRKLLVHGATMQSNILHAYFLAAPDLLGAGSVFPLIATHKDVVLRALRMKRVANDIGDIVSGRAVHPITPVPGGFTRIPEKAELLEIKRKLLEETLPDGLETVKTMQALAGAIPQFERETEYISLKNADEYALYEGAIFSSDSGSIPVKDYLDVTNEFVVDHSTSKHARYNRNSYFVGALARWNNNHAQLGEEALAAAEAMGLKPNCYNPYMNTIAQVVEVVHCVVDSVRIIDTLIANGLKNEKPNQTPTRYGRGFGSNEVPRGILFHDYTYDNKGNIIQANCVIPTGQNLANIDNDMLKLVPEIINKSKEEITLNLEMLVRAYDPCISCSVHMLEVDFIE
- a CDS encoding HAMP domain-containing sensor histidine kinase, with the translated sequence MTLFPETPAFSTASMLRRDHWLIRLRWFAILGLLSGVVLLKTINLGPSLSITWMGIAAGILVFLNLLYMGIASGKRQLGMSKLVVLLNAQMVMDLLVLTLLVYITGSEESPLSFFYVFHIILASIIFPGGFSYLYSMLVIALYSGLLVLEHSIYVDHICFFHDIHLADDLRIVVAIWFIFVITMVASAYLAQSVTERHRRVRAKLEVANQKLQEVNETKTTFFRYASHEMKTPIATIQSTLMVIEDVLGNQVDDRVKDMVHRAVNRTAEMIEMLKDLADLTYGNMQEQKKFEKLDLSTLINELVTEAQPNAERKQQTLSLKATDHKFKYFGDMLALKKIFSNLISNAIRYTPENGEIKVKLKRMASYYQVAISDNGLGIPESEQINIFKEFYRTPTARKQVTEGTGLGLAIVMRMVELHDGTISVKSKMDQGSKFIVELPIGEIS
- a CDS encoding GatB/YqeY domain-containing protein; amino-acid sequence: MDFQKELTAQLKTAMKAKDQTTMRTIRDLKSRIKLREIDKGEKLTEPEFIKLVQTAAKQRKEAIVLYEQGNRPLLAAEESAELTILEKFLPQMMNEVEMETLVKTIIAKTGVASMKDMGKVMGPLMKAAAGKADGKRLQEIVKRILI
- a CDS encoding response regulator; translation: MAKKVLIIDDDFDLVEVMRITLEAAGFEVIDAQDGEKGLEMIRAETPDLVLLDVMMSSMDEGFHVAYKIREESAIKDTPVVMLTAVGNQTGFQFDPGKDADFLPVDAFLEKPVNPKKLVDVVLQNIKV